The Sesamum indicum cultivar Zhongzhi No. 13 linkage group LG2, S_indicum_v1.0, whole genome shotgun sequence genome contains a region encoding:
- the LOC105156667 gene encoding photosystem II core complex proteins psbY, chloroplastic: MAAAMATSMAILNAKCFSANTKNINTSKPTRQTSLLSMHNLPKGLSTNSNPPHNAVAITGTAIAGAIFSTLSTANPALAAQQLAEIADGDNRGIALLIPLVPAVLWVLYNILQPALNQINRMRSSKGVIIGLGLSGLAASGFFHPPEASAGEIANLAEAAADNRGQLLLFVVAPAILWVLYNILQPALNQINRMRSE; the protein is encoded by the coding sequence ATGGCAGCTGCTATGGCTACATCAATGGCTATTCTCAACGCCAAATGCTTCAGTGCGAACACCAAAAACATCAACACTTCCAAGCCCACAAGACAGACTTCTCTCCTCTCCATGCACAACTTACCAAAGGGCCTCTCCACCAACTCAAACCCTCCACACAACGCTGTCGCTATCACCGGGACTGCTATTGCCGGTGCCATCTTCTCCACTCTCTCCACCGCCAACCCTGCCCTCGCCGCCCAGCAACTAGCAGAAATAGCTGATGGAGACAACCGTGGCATAGCCCTTCTCATTCCTTTAGTCCCTGCTGTTCTTTGGGTGCTTTACAATATACTGCAGCCAGCCCTTAATCAGATCAACAGAATGAGGAGCTCTAAAGGTGTGATCATCGGGCTCGGGCTAAGCGGACTCGCAGCGTCGGGCTTCTTCCATCCGCCAGAGGCTTCTGCTGGAGAAATCGCCAACTTGGCTGAGGCTGCAGCTGATAACAGGGGGCAGCTTTTGCTGTTTGTAGTAGCACCAGCAATTCTCTGGGTGCTGTACAATATTTTGCAGCCTGCTTTGAACCAGATAAACAGGATGAGATCAGAGTGA
- the LOC105156668 gene encoding uncharacterized protein LOC105156668: MAERHGDRDSDDTAPAAAECRPVFVDTSLDSHLAVILSNSDTVSDFKKKIMREHVCCFPKMGEIEIHSLKVKRRGNFYRLPDLMLVWNVFHGVKGNWFLSIDASGVPQHYLEQKSYKPGTSNDVMMETRSIAEDHCRDLVSDANVISTFQMPSPDGGTGQNATSELNSGLKLEKCSEKNTDFPNKSMENYGETKPPTKKKSKTRHNQDKLGTTLVEGTSLGGEAKRNTSESTEKSEILPLKSELPENVIAVKPKNTLAQNVLTKNLKGVTLDTSAQGKKRKRKARKEEMPQNRAADPGLSPPEYDERNRSFLSKTTDFHADVPSEPSQVPQRKQCISLPLEGTIGTTAFPLKGTDIHELDNDMNMKVDILTQFSQSKVKGEASSLKNKLPVISGTEKETNMPDIEEEPRESSLNHDPVRKLSENLRTSDQREADINIRESVQLNDFLVTKGEVEHSNRRKTKANKSGGKFCNGNDEEHANNAMQLNPTAVLNFERNTRKDHETERVDSIFSTAETDLNVRSKEDRDLSLNHQSDMKLYEVNNTIKEPNSSAVLMDANDIMGDAKSNSNKRKKKGTQKTTAKIQDMSDKEHETKMRESIGPYKITGKAKGIEEERELYPNHDTEVMLDPNADPEPKIFNGSRRKKRGIKKSADKNLHRSDKEETSNSMSSPSILLCPSTNNFSHKTHQGENIFHEGKDNQMILLDGSTVAYGKSIQDASGNHADILESTQTGGSLQTLKDMDSRKGKMETENQSSAGNCHTDLLAGEKENPIESLKPHQAEQSIKNIGIEVKKKRKKRQPAGSDVQENLPTKDKKVGGDELATEEKSNNFITSEQQDRHVVLSQVPSHREGEKLDEMHETADKNENNNVKKATKANEEMKSEKETKKNGVPSVRNSTELRNSLKPYENQDNENESCVRCDSGRKDGRSAVNSNQNEPRSFEVSDNEVKDSSPSAMRGMKAPEKHDGVPAASCCQKEKNVSLAQSVAKRSETFPENKGSKRWQQDQNVINRIAVRTPQKESLFTKSGAIFQDNSVENSADDSDAATHSSSDSSSLSGYSTGESDLSQYSDTYGSNNAKERHMGGESLSKLDLSASKDMTMDMILRSSKRFKKAKLIASQYEQEQMEFVPDGQLTQ, from the exons ATGGCGGAACGTCACGGTGATCGGGATTCCGATGATACAGCACCAGCAGCGGCGGAGTGCAGACCGGTGTTCGTGGACACCAGCCTCGACTCCCATCTCGCTGTGATCTTATCTAACTCTGATACGGTTTCGGatttcaaaa AGAAGATAATGCGGGAGCACGTTTGTTGCTTTCCAAAAATGGGGGAGATTGAGATCCATTCTTTAAAG GTAAAACGCAGGGGGAACTTTTATCGTCTGCCAGATCTCATGCTTGTTTGGAATGTGTTTCACGGAGTAAAAGGAAATTGGTTCTTGTCAATTGATGCTTCTGGGGTTCCACAGCATTATTTAGAACAAAAATCTTACAAGCCTGGAACAAGTAATGATGTGATGATGGAAACAAGGAGTATAGCTGAGGACCACTGCAGAGATTTGGTTTCGGATGCAAATGTAATATCAACCTTCCAAATGCCCTCGCCGGATGGTGGTACTGGACAGAACGCAACTTCAGAACTGAATTCTGGCCTAAAGCTTGAGAAATGTTCCGAGAAGAATACagattttccaaataaatcaATGGAAAATTATGGAGAAACCAAGCCTCCTACCAAGAAGAAGAGTAAAACGAGGCACAATCAAGATAAGTTGGGAACTACGTTGGTAGAGGGAACTTCTTTGGGTGGTGAAGCAAAAAGGAATACGTCAGAAAGCACAGAGAAGTCTGAAATTCTCCCATTAAAGAGCGAACTGCCAGAAAACGTCATTGCTGTCAAACCCAAAAATACACTTGCCCAGAATgttctaacaaaaaatttgaagggTGTTACTTTGGACACAAGTGCACAaggaaagaagaggaaaagaaaggcAAGAAAGGAGGAAATGCCTCAGAACAGAGCTGCCGACCCTGGGCTTTCTCCTCCAGAATATGATGAGAGAAATAGAAGCTTCTTGTCCAAAACAACAGATTTTCATGCAGATGTCCCATCTGAACCTTCTCAAGTGCCTCAGAGAAAACAATGCATATCTCTACCTTTAGAAGGAACGATTGGGACAACAGCCTTTCCTTTAAAAG GTACAGATATTCATGAACTTGACAATGATATGAATATGAAAGTTGATATTCTCACTCAATTTTCTCAGTCCAAAGTCAAAGGCGAAGCATCTTCCTTGAAGAATAAGTTACCTGTTATTAGTGGCACAGAAAAGGAAACCAATATGCCAGACATAGAGGAAGAACCAAGGGAATCATCTCTGAACCATGACCCAGTACGGAAACTGTCTGAAAATTTGAGAACTTCAGATCAGAGAGAAGCTGATATAAATATCAGGGAGTCCGTTCAACTAAATGATTTTCTAGTGACGAAAGGGGAGGTGGAACATAGcaatagaagaaaaacaaaggcCAACAAATCTGgaggtaaattttgtaatggGAATGATGAAGAACATGCTAACAACGCTATGCAGTTGAATCCTACAGCTGTGCTAAATTTCGAAAGGAATACTCGAAAAGACCATGAGACTGAACGAGTTGATAGCATCTTCTCTACTGCAGAAACTGACCTGAATGTGAGAAGTAAAGAGGATAGAGACTTGTCTTTGAATCATCAGTCTGACATGAAACTGTATGAGGTCAATAATACCATCAAGGAACCAAATTCATCAGCTGTATTGATGGATGCCAATGATATAATGGGGGATGCGAAATCGAATAGCaataagagaaagaaaaaagggaccCAGAAGACTACGGCAAAGATTCAGGATATGTCAGATAAGGAGcatgaaacaaaaatgagagagagcATTGGGCCCTATAAAATAACTGGGAAGGCTAAAGGAAtcgaagaagaaagagagttGTATCCGAACCATGATACTGAAGTGATGTTGGACCCAAACGCTGATCCGGAACCCAAAATCTTTAATGGAAGTaggaggaagaagaggggGATCAAGAAGTCTGCTGATAAAAATCTGCACAGATCAGACAAGGAGGAAACAAGTAATAGCATGAGTAGCCCTTCTATTTTGCTTTGTCCATCAACTAATAATTTCTCACATAAAACTCACCAGGGAGAGAACATATTTCACGAAGGAAAAGACAACCAGATGATACTGTTGGATGGGTCTACTGTAGCCTATGGTAAAAGTATTCAGGATGCCAGTGGAAATCATGCAGACATTCTGGAATCGACTCAAACTGGTGGGTCACTGCAAACTCTGAAAGATATGGATTCCAGAAAGGGGAAGATGGAGACAGAGAACCAAAGTTCTGCTGGTAATTGCCACACAGATCTTCTGGctggagaaaaagaaaatccgaTAGAAAGTTTGAAGCCCCATCAGGCGGAGCAAAGTATTAAGAATATAGGGATagaagttaaaaagaaaagaaagaagaggcaGCCAGCAGGATCAGATGTCCAAGAAAATTTGCCAACCAAGGACAAAAAAGTTGGTGGTGATGAATTAGCTACTGAGgaaaagtcaaataattttataacttcTGAGCAGCAAGACAGACATGTTGTTTTATCCCAAGTTCCATCACACAGAGAAGGAGAAAAGCTAGACGAAATGCACGAGACTGctgataaaaatgaaaataacaatGTAAAGAAAGCAACCAAGGCAAATGAAGAGATGAAAAGTGAGAAGGAAACCAAAAAGAATGGGGTACCTTCTGTAAGAAACTCAACAGAATTACGAAACTCACTGAAGCCATATGAAAACCAggataatgaaaatgaatcCTGTGTTAGGTGTGATAGTGGCAGGAAAGATGGAAGATCAGCCGTGAATTCTAATCAAAATGAACCTAGATCTTTTGAAGTCTCGGATAACGAGGTGAAAGATTCAAGCCCTAGTGCGATGAGGGGAATGAAGGCTCCTGAAAAACACGATGGAGTTCCTGCTGCATCTTGTTGCCAAAAAGAGAAGAATGTATCTTTGGCTCAATCAGTAGCGAAAAGGTCTGAGACATTTCCAGAAAATAAAGGAAGTAAAAGGTGGCAACAAGATCAGAATGTTATCAATAGAATTGCAGTGAGGACTCCACAAAAGGAGAGCTTGTTCACAAAATCAGGGGCCATTTTTCAGGATAACAGTGTCGAAAATTCTGCTGATGATTCAGATGCTGCTACCCACAGCTCATCAGATAGTTCATCTCTGTCAGGCTACTCAACAGGGGAAAGTGACTTGAGCCAGTACTCTGATACTTATG GATCCAATAATGCAAAAGAAAGACACATGGGTGGAGAAAGCTTGTCAAAATTGGA CCTATCTGCCTCAAAGGATATGACGATGGATATGATTCTGAGAAGCTCTAAGAGGTTCAAGAAGGCAAAGCTTATAGCATCTCAGTATGAACAAGAGCAGATGGAATTTGTTCCTGATGGTCAGCTGACCCAGTGA
- the LOC105156669 gene encoding regulator of G-protein signaling 1 encodes MATCAVKGGCPSDYVALSISLLSIIMLLAKATAPYLIHKIPRPKGSSFWLVAIQVFASINLLLSIVMALGFLRFRRRYWWRSCYIWAVWIEGPLGFGLLLSSRIVQAFQLYNIFVKRRLPPIRSFVLLPLVLLPWIVCATFIHVNKPLNSRCHMGTRWIIPVICLHALYVAALVGFTGAVRHIEFRFQELKELWRGILVSMCSIGIWVVSYILNEIHEDISLVQIISRFLVLLMTSVLVVAFFSISISQPLISLKSLRKKDQQEYSMMGRALGIPDSGLLAQRELMQLVDSNEPLEKLLLNRRFRHSFMEFADSCMAGESVHFYEEVQQLDKIPVSDHVRRVYMARHIIDTYITPGATMEVNISHRCRQEILSTLDLAHPNLFKNALNELMQLMKMNLANDYWLSTFFLKLKEEARIKTVDSELEQSGWNFSHRLSSVHCADDPFHQEHSPRKSSSSSRDFELQ; translated from the exons ATGGCGACTTGTGCAGTAAAAGGAGGCTGCCCCAGCGACTATGTGGCCCTCTCCATCTCTCTTCTTTCTATCATCAT GCTTCTTGCTAAGGCTACAGCACCATATCTCATTCACAAGATTCCACGACCTAAAGGCAGTAGCTTTTGGCTTGTAGCAATTCAAGTTTTTGCCAGCATCAACCTTTTACTGTCAATTGTG ATGGCCCTCGGTTTTCTGAGGTTCAGAAGAAGGTATTGGTGGCGCTCTTGCTATATATGGGCTG TTTGGATCGAAGGTCCTCTAGGATTTGGCTTGCTGTTGAGCTCTCGTATTGTACAGGCTTTTCAACTATATAACATATTTGTTAA GAGGCGTTTGCCACCCATTCGATCATTTGTACTTCTTCCACTGGTCCTCCTACCCTGGATTGTGTGTGCAACAT TTATTCATGTCAACAAGCCTCTAAACAGCCGTTGTCACATGGGGACTCGTTGGATCATCCCAGTTATCTGCCTTCATGCGTTGTATGTTGCTGCTTTGGTTGGTTTTACAGGAGCTGTTCGACATATAGAGTTTAGATTCCAAGAGCTGAAGGAGCTCTGGCGAGGAATTTTGGTCTCCATGTGTTCCATTG GCATATGGGTGGTCTCTTACATTCTGAATGAGATTCACGAAGATATTTCATTGGTTCAAATCATTTCAAGATTTTTGGTACTACTTATG ACAAGTGTCCTTGTGGTGGCATTCTTCTCTATATCCATATCACAACCTCTTATCTCACTTAAGAGCTTGAGGAAAAAGGACCAACAGGAGTACAGTATGATGGGCAGGGCGCTAGGTATACCTGATAGCGGGCTTTTAGCACAAAGGGAATTGATGCAGTTGGTAGATTCTAATGAACCTTTGGAGAAGCTTCTTTTGAACAGAAGATTTCGTCACTCATTTATGGAATTTGCAGATAG CTGTATGGCTGGGGAGAGTGTCCATTTCTATGAGGAGGTGCAACAGCTTGACAAAATTCCAGTAAGTGATCATGTGAGAAGAGTTTACATGGCACGGCATATTATTGACACATATATCACTCCGG GTGCAACAATGGAGGTGAACATTTCTCATCGTTGTCGACAAGAAATTCTATCTACGCTCGATTTGGCACACCCCAACCTCTTTAAAAATGCGCTAAATGAGTTGATgcagttgatgaaaatg aatttggCAAACGATTATTGGTTATCAACATTCTTCTTGAAGCTGAAAGAAGAGGCCAGAATTAAAACAGTTGACTCTGAGCTAGAACAGAGTGGGTGGAATTTCTCACACAGGCTGAGTTCTGTTCATTGTGCTGACGACCCTTTTCACCAAGAACATAGTCCTAGAAAGTCGAGTTCCAGTAGTCGTGATTTTGAGCTGCAATGA
- the LOC105156670 gene encoding two-component response regulator ORR26 gives MDSSGFSSPRTDCFPAGLRVLVVDDDPTWLKILEKMLKKCNYEVTTCNLAREALDLLRERKDGFDIVISDVNMPDMDGFKLLEHVGLEMDLPVIMMSVDGETSRVMKGVQHGACDYLLKPIRMKELRNIWQHVFRKRIHEVRDIEGHESLEELQMMRSGIEQSDDGYFFSGDLVSGKKRKDADNKHDDRVCGDPSSVKKARVVWTVDLHQKFVKAVNQIGFEKVGPKKILDLMGVPWLTRENVASHLQKYRLYLSRLQKENELKATFGGTKNSDISSKDPTGNVCLQNSIAQNATTVQQNILAKESYAVSGQNILIHNDEPKICEGNGKVIPSMPTTVSKKALFGDTADLAKSSTSRISFNHSFGPLDSDVKSEPKIQAEYSWSAEVPSFQFKQEHTAHFHSDHGFDHLPLPMHHNQVDSLERSLAHNPGTSSKESDTRAQAGLNNRRNQGIKNVTQAENTAALFSVQPESHLTDCHAIDPIQCSIWNSKNHCLQQNLFDDLQSSQRNLLAGTGSALRLWGEEFNDYSSQGDFYPPNTFLGNIDPFGYSNHELIADVPPNLYESLKFDSEYPTDPVEYPIDQGLYIA, from the exons ATGGATTCAAGTGGGTTTTCTTCACCAAGGACCGATTGTTTTCCGGCGGGTCTTCGGGTTCTCGTGGTGGACGATGATCCTACATGGTTGAAGATTCTTGAAAAGATGCTTAAGAAGTGCAACTACGaag TGACAACGTGTAATTTGGCAAGGGAGGCCCTGGACTTGCTCCGAGAAAGAAAGGATGGCTTTGATATTGTAATCAGTGATGTGAACATGCCCGACATGGATGGCTTCAAGCTTCTAGAGCATGTTGGTTTGGAGATGGATCTACCTGTCATAA TGATGTCTGTGGACGGGGAAACAAGCAGGGTGATGAAAGGGGTTCAGCATGGTGCTTGTGATTATCTTCTTAAGCCGATAAGAATGAAGGAACTCCGAAACATATGGCAACATGTCTTCAGGAAAAGGATACATGAGGTAAGGGATATTGAAGGTCATGAAAGCCTCGAAGAACTTCAGATGATGAGAAGTGGAATAGAGCAATCGGATGATGGGTACTTCTTTAGTGGAGATCTGGTTTCAggtaagaaaagaaaggatgCTGATAACAAGCATGATGATAGAGTATGCGGTGATCCATCCTCTGTGAAGAAAGCGCGGGTGGTTTGGACAGTAGATCTTCATCAGAAGTTTGTGAAAGCTGTGAATCAGATTGGATTTGAAA AAGTTGGCCCCAAGAAGATACTGGATTTGATGGGAGTGCCATGGTTAACAAGAGAAAATGTTGCCAGTCACTTACAG AAGTATCGACTCTACTTGAGTAGGTTGCAGAAAGAGAATGAGTTAAAAGCCACATTTGGTGGGACAAAGAACTCAGATATCTCTTCAAAAGACCCCACTGGAAATGTTTGCCTGCAAAATTCAATCGCTCAGAATGCGACCACTGTGCAACAAAACATTCTAGCAAAAGAAAGTTATGCTGTTTCTGGGCAAAACATTCTGATCCATAACGATGAGCCAAAAATCTGCGAGGGAAACGGAAAAGTGATTCCTTCTATGCCGACGACAGTGTCCAAGAAAGCTTTATTCGGGGACACGGCTGATCTTGCAAAAAGCAGTACCTCAAGAATCAGTTTCAATCACTCTTTCGGACCACTGGATTCAGATGTAAAATCTGAACCTAAGATCCAAGCTGAATACTCCTGGAGCGCCGAAGTTCCATCGTTTCAGTTCAAACAAGAGCATACAGCACATTTCCATTCAGACCATGGGTTTGATCACCTTCCACTGCCCATGCATCACAACCAAGTTGATTCTTTGGAACGTAGTCTCGCACATAATCCTGGAACTTCAAGCAAAGAATCTGACACACGAGCACAAGCAGGACTCAACAATAGAAGAAACCAAGGCATCAAAAATGTAACTCAAGCCGAAAATACTGCTGCTTTGTTTTCTGTTCAACCTGAAAGCCACTTGACAGATTGTCATGCAATTGATCCAATCCAATGCTCCATCTGGAACTCAAAGAACCACTGCTTGCAGCAGAATCTATTCGATGATCTCCAATCTTCCCAGAGAAACTTGCTTGCTGGAACTGGATCGGCTCTTAGGTTGTGGGGTGAAGAATTCAATGATTATTCTTCTCAAGGTGATTTCTATCCACCGAATACTTTCCTTGGGAATATTGATCCATTTGGTTACAGTAATCACGAGCTCATTGCTGATGTGCCACCAAACTTGTATGAATCATTGAAGTTCGACTCTGAGTATCCGACTGATCCTGTGGAATATCCTATAGACCAAGGTCTATACATTGCATGA
- the LOC105156671 gene encoding small heat shock protein, chloroplastic-like produces the protein MSHCLSNLSISYPISSQTALFPHNPSPFQSRSSHFLRTPISDRNWAQNVVRAMAAEGRDNLDHLQRPTKQQPRKRSAPVAPTGLWDRFPTARTVQQMMETMERMMEDPFAYSGGWPSPLPPADSVGYSRGRTPWEIKEAETEYKMRFDMPGMTKEDVKVWVEEKMLVVKAEKSPQKGSENEEENGEDWSPKSYGRYSSRIALPENVQFEKIKAEVKDGVLYITIPKASSSAKIFDINVE, from the exons atgtcACACTGTTTATCAAACTTGTCAATTTCCTACCCCATCTCATCCCAAACTGCCCTTTTTCCTCACAATCCCAGTCCTTTCCAATCAAGATCTTCCCACTTCTTGAGGACTCCAATTTCTGACAGGAATTGGGCCCAGAATGTAGTCAGAGCTATGGCAGCCGAAGGCAGGGATAACCTCGATCATCTTCAAAGACCAACCAAGCAGCAGCCGAGGAAAAGATCAGCGCCAGTTGCCCCGACAG GTTTATGGGACAGGTTTCCAACAGCTAGGACAGTGCAGCAAATGATGGAAACAATGGAAAGAATGATGGAGGACCCTTTTGCCTATAGCGGCGGATGGCCGTCGCCGTTGCCTCCAGCAGATAGTGTAGGTTACAGCAGGGGAAGAACACCCTGGGAGATCAAGGAAGCTGAAACAGAATACAAGATGAGGTTCGATATGCCTGGAATGACTAAAGAAGACGTGAAGGTTTGGGTTGAGGAGAAAATGTTAGTGGTTAAGGCTGAGAAATCGCCCCAGAAAGGGAGTGAAAATGAGGAAGAAAATGGTGAGGATTGGTCTCCTAAGAGCTATGGGAGGTACAGTAGTAGAATTGCTTTGCCTGAGAATGTCcagtttgagaaaattaaggcTGAGGTTAAGGATGGTGTCTTGTACATAACCATACCAAAGGCAAGTAGCAGTGCCAAGATTTTTGATATCAATGTTGAATGA
- the LOC105156672 gene encoding protein ODORANT1: MGRQPCCEKVGLRRGPWTMEEDSKLMNFILNNGIQCWRLVPKLAGLMRCGKSCRLRWINYLRPDLKRGALTEAEEDMIIELHSRLGNRWSKIAAHFPGRTDNEIKNHWNTRIKKKMKLMGLDPTTHKPIEQNTQYSAAESEEIHQKVEFHQEPVSFSQMQENTEGSAPICGSNQDRSNSCTKIFDMESSVLFQNKEPVGNFPMDLYQNWMDSPFVWDGFSCLEGSFP, translated from the exons ATGGGAAGGCAACCTTGTTGCGAGAAGGTTGGACTAAGACGCGGTCCATGGACGATGGAAGAAGATTCTAAGCTCATGAACTTCATCCTCAACAATGGAATACAATGCTGGCGGCTCGTCCCAAAACTTGCAG GCTTGATGAGATGTGGAAAGAGTTGTCGACTGAGGTGGATAAATTACCTAAGGCCAGACCTTAAGAGAGGCGCATTGACAGAAGCAGAGGAAGATATGATCATTGAACTTCATTCTCGACTGGGCAACAG GTGGTCTAAGATAGCTGCACATTTTCCAGGACGGACTGACAACGAAATAAAGAACCATTGGAATACAAGGAtcaagaagaagatgaaaCTCATGGGGTTAGACCCGACGACCCACAAGCCGATTGAGCAGAACACTCAATATTCTGCCGCAGAAAGTGAAGAAATCCATCAGAAGGTGGAATTTCATCAAGAACCTGTCTCATTCTCACAAATGCAAGAAAACACAGAAGGGTCGGCACCGATTTGTGGCTCAAATCAAGACAGAAGTAATTCTTGTACCAAGATTTTTGATATGGAGTCTTCAGTTCTGTTCCAAAACAAAGAGCCTGTGGGGAATTTTCCCATGGATCTGTACCAGAATTGGATGGATAGCCCCTTTGTCTGGGATGGTTTCAGCTGCTTGGAGGGCAGctttccatga